From the genome of Pseudanabaena sp. PCC 7367:
TGCAAATGACAACTAAAACTAAGCTGAAAGGAACTGCATATGTTGAACCTCAAGGAGCAGTAAGATTCGGATTGATAGCGATTATTATTTTTGCGAGCGCTCAACAGCGTTGCGTTTACGGAAACTATCAGCATGAATTTCAACAATGAGAGCATGATGAATGAGGCGGTCAACGGCAGCAACAGTCATCATGTCATCGGCAAAGATGTGATCCCATTGCGAGAAAGGCTGATTAGCAGTAATGATGAGGCTTTTGCGTTCATAACGATGAGCAATCAGCTCAAACAGGACGGAAGTTTCAGCCTCAGATTTTTTGACATAGCCAAGATCATCAATAATGAGTAAATCAAAGCGGTCAAGTTTGGCAAGGATAGAGGCAAGCTGAAGTTGTAGTTTGGCTTGCTGTAGATGTTGTAGCAAAGCATAGGCCGAGAAGAACTTAACCCGTTTGCCCATTTCAATCATCGAGCGCCCGAGCGCAGCAGCAAGATGAGTTTTACCGACCCCGGAAGGTCCAAATAGCAAGCAGTTTTCGGCCCTATCCAACCAGGCCGTATCTTGTGCCAGTTGGATCAGTGGCGCTGATTTGAAACTAGGGCAATGTTCAAAATCGAAAGAGGTAAAGCTTTTACCAGTAGGTAATTTAGCCTCAGCGAGAGCTCGTTTGATCCGATTCTGTTGGCGATAATCCAGTTCCAATTCGCACAGAGCGAGCAAGAACCGGTCGTAAGCCCAATGCTGTTGGGTGGCCTTCTGCTCGATAGTCTGCCAATGTTGGAGCATGTGCGAGAGTCGTAGCTGTTTGAGTATCAGGCTCAGAGTATTGTTCGGGTTTGGTTTCGAGGAGTTGGTCATAGGCTGAAAGCGAATGTTGTTGTACGTTTAGTTGAGGTACGCTCAATTGCTGCTGGGGTAGTAGGAACTGTTGCTGTAGAGCCTTCAGGCTGAGAGTGCCCTGCTGCAGTTGGGTT
Proteins encoded in this window:
- the istB gene encoding IS21-like element helper ATPase IstB; translated protein: MEQKATQQHWAYDRFLLALCELELDYRQQNRIKRALAEAKLPTGKSFTSFDFEHCPSFKSAPLIQLAQDTAWLDRAENCLLFGPSGVGKTHLAAALGRSMIEMGKRVKFFSAYALLQHLQQAKLQLQLASILAKLDRFDLLIIDDLGYVKKSEAETSVLFELIAHRYERKSLIITANQPFSQWDHIFADDMMTVAAVDRLIHHALIVEIHADSFRKRNAVERSQK